The following proteins are co-located in the Mesotoga infera genome:
- a CDS encoding alpha/beta hydrolase, with translation MSLLKTTDGTQIYFEEHGSEKNAPLLILNGIMMSTPSWSSFISGFSKHFRLILMDFRDQGRSERKELQYHISVHVSDVVDLLDHLKIAKANIVGLSYGGQVAEMLAIGNPDRVKSLVLANTPARISPYLAELGEAWKEAAELFDGERFFKLAIPFIYSDYFYNRNLAWLKERQKMFKSTLDRQWFEGFIRLISSNPDFNVLDELDEIQCPTLLIGADRDIITPIEEMKMIHERVRNSEFLVIKDAGHGAFLEKSEEFMTATIGFVLKNR, from the coding sequence ATGTCACTACTCAAAACAACGGATGGCACACAGATTTACTTTGAAGAACATGGAAGCGAGAAGAACGCACCGCTTCTAATACTGAACGGCATTATGATGTCAACCCCATCATGGTCAAGTTTCATTTCGGGTTTCTCCAAGCACTTCAGACTTATCTTGATGGACTTCAGAGATCAGGGCCGGTCAGAAAGAAAGGAACTGCAATACCACATCTCCGTTCATGTCAGTGATGTTGTCGATCTTCTAGATCATCTTAAGATTGCCAAAGCAAACATAGTTGGCCTATCCTATGGCGGACAGGTCGCAGAAATGCTGGCTATTGGCAATCCCGACAGAGTCAAATCATTAGTGCTTGCAAACACTCCGGCAAGGATCTCTCCATATCTCGCAGAACTCGGCGAAGCATGGAAGGAAGCGGCAGAGCTTTTCGACGGCGAGCGATTTTTCAAACTTGCAATACCTTTCATCTACTCAGATTACTTCTACAATCGAAACCTTGCATGGCTGAAGGAACGTCAGAAGATGTTCAAATCAACACTTGACAGACAATGGTTCGAAGGGTTCATTAGACTTATCTCTTCAAATCCCGATTTCAATGTTTTGGACGAACTAGATGAAATTCAGTGCCCAACTCTACTTATTGGCGCCGATCGGGACATCATTACCCCAATAGAAGAAATGAAAATGATCCATGAAAGAGTCAGAAACTCAGAATTTCTTGTTATAAAGGATGCCGGTCACGGAGCTTTTCTTGAAAAATCGGAAGAATTCATGACGGCAACTATCGGCTTCGTACTTAAGAATCGTTAG
- a CDS encoding SIS domain-containing protein, protein MSKFMKDMLEQPEAVRKLISTSDVTSAKAEGLDFHKVLFTGMGASLHAAEVAASYLRSSGIDAVSAEMSEIISYASDELLKRYTTIFLISQSGESAELIRFIQDNRDLLRRMALITNSCQSSASKHFPDDRVFLLNAGDERSMGATKTFVNSMVLMLIIAASKTARRMDFSKLPSRMEEALTLDVSWLASLLSESRERILVARGFGIGVGRMARLMFAEVAKISLIFYTGAAFRHGPVELLIDKPVVLTLNPTGATYDLMKELHSDISDKCDLITLSNSREESVETVFTSEGLDEVLASIPMMNVLQKTVEEIARKRGFDPGAGVYGKKVTTKE, encoded by the coding sequence ATGTCGAAATTCATGAAGGATATGTTGGAACAACCCGAAGCGGTCAGAAAGCTTATCTCAACTTCCGACGTTACCTCCGCAAAAGCAGAGGGGCTGGACTTTCATAAAGTTTTGTTCACAGGAATGGGGGCGTCTCTCCACGCTGCGGAAGTGGCCGCTTCCTATCTCAGATCCTCCGGTATCGACGCAGTGAGCGCAGAGATGTCCGAGATAATCTCTTATGCATCCGATGAACTACTCAAAAGATATACAACAATTTTCTTAATAAGCCAGTCTGGGGAAAGCGCTGAACTGATAAGATTCATCCAAGACAACAGGGACCTCTTACGAAGGATGGCACTAATAACAAACAGCTGCCAGAGCAGTGCCTCAAAGCATTTCCCTGATGATAGAGTTTTCCTTCTCAATGCAGGTGACGAAAGATCAATGGGAGCCACAAAGACCTTTGTAAATAGTATGGTTTTGATGCTGATAATCGCAGCTTCTAAGACGGCAAGGCGGATGGACTTCTCCAAACTGCCTTCCAGGATGGAGGAAGCTCTCACACTTGATGTCTCGTGGCTCGCGTCTCTCCTCTCTGAAAGCAGGGAGAGGATACTTGTGGCCAGAGGATTTGGAATCGGGGTGGGCAGGATGGCAAGACTAATGTTTGCTGAAGTTGCGAAAATCAGCTTGATATTCTACACAGGCGCCGCTTTCAGGCATGGCCCCGTTGAGCTGTTGATAGACAAACCAGTGGTCCTTACTCTTAATCCAACCGGAGCCACTTACGACTTAATGAAGGAACTCCACAGTGATATTTCTGACAAGTGTGACTTGATAACTCTTTCTAACTCAAGAGAGGAGAGCGTTGAGACCGTATTTACTTCCGAGGGCCTCGATGAGGTGCTTGCATCGATTCCTATGATGAATGTCCTTCAAAAAACTGTGGAAGAGATAGCCCGAAAGAGGGGATTTGATCCCGGAGCCGGAGTGTATGGGAAGAAGGTTACTACCAAAGAGTAG